The window CCGGCATGTGGATGTCGAGGAAGACGACGTCGATCGCGTCGGGTCCGTCCGGGCCGGACTCCAGCGCCCGGTTGATACGGCGCAGCGCCTCGGTCGCGTCGCCGGCGCCCTCCACGCCGGCGATCCGGGGATCGGCGTTCAGGAGGTACAGCAGCTCCTCGAGCGAGGGGCGTTCGTCGTCGACGGCGAGGGCGCGCAGCATGAACGTGGAGTGTAGGGGCGAACAGCACGGTGTGACATGTGCCGGGCGCAGGCGTCCGCGCTGGATACAGTGCGGCCATGAACAGCAGGCCGGCACCGTTCGACGAACTCGACCGGAAGATCCTCACCGCTCTGATGGCGAACGCCCGCAGCAGTTTCGCCGAGATCGGCGCCGCCGTCGGCCTGTCCGCGACGGCCGTCAAGCGGCGCGTGGACCGGCTGCGCGAGAGCGGCGTGATCACCGGGTTCACGGCCACGGTGAAGCCGGCGGCGCTGGGCTGGCGCACGGAGGCGTACGTCGAGGTGTACTGCGAGGGCGCGGCCCCGCCGAGGCGGCTGGCGGAGGTGGTGCGCCACCATCCGGAGATCACGGCGGCGATGACGGTGACCGGCGGCGCGGACGCGCTGCTGCATGTGCGGGCGCGGGACGTGGAGCACTTCGAGGAGGTGCTGGAACGCATCCGTACGGAGCCGTTCATCCGCAAGACGATCAGCGTGATGGTGCTGTCCCACCTGCTGCCGGACAGTCCTGAGGCGGGCGCCAGCCAGCCGGCCCCGCCGGACGCATCAGACGTGCGCTGAGCGCCGGAAAGACGCAGCATCGCTGCTTCAACGCGCAGCTTTTGTTTCTTGTCGTTCGTCTTGGCCACTTCCTACCTTTGTTGCAACCCTGCAGCCACCCAGGAAGCGGAGGAACCCCTCTGTGCCCGAATCCCGTGTGCCGCGCCGGCGGCGCTTCCTCGTCTGCGAACCCAGACACTTCGCCGTGCAGTACGCGATCAACCCCTGGATGCATCCCGACGTCCCCGTGGACGTGCCCCTGGCCCAGGAGCAGTGGCACGAGCTGACGCGCGTCTACCGCGCCCACGGCCACACCGTCGACACCGTGGAGCCCGTGCCCGGACTGCCCGACATGGTCTTCGCCGCCAACGCGGCGGTGGTCGTGGACGGCCGCGTCTTCGGCTCCCTGTTCCGCGCGCCCGAGCGCCGTCCGGAGTCCCTTCCCTACGACACGTGGTTCAAGTCGGCCGGCTTCGACGTCTACCGCCCCGAGTCGGTCTGCGAGGGCGAGGGCGACTTCGTGCCGGCCGGCCGCTGGATCCTGGCGGGCACCGGCTTCCGCACCACCCGTGAGGCCCATCGCGAGGCGCAGGAGTTCCTCGGCGCCCCGGTGATCGGCCTGACCCTGGTGGACCCGTACTTCTACCACCTGGACACGGCGCTGTTCGTGCTCGACGACGAGGGCGAGGGGAACATCGCGTACTACCCGGACGCGTTCTCGCCGGGCAGCCGCGAGGTGCTCGCCAGGCTGTACCCGGACGCGCTGATCGCCACCCGGGAGGACGCCATGTCCTTCGGCCTGAACTCCGTCTCGGACGGCCACCACGTCTTCATCTCGCCCGGGGCCACCGCCCTGGCCGATCAGCTCGCCGACCGCGGCTACGTCCCCGTCCCCGTCGACCTGTCCGAGTTCCACAAGGCCGGCGGCGGAATCAAGTGCTGCACCCAGGAGATCCGCTGATGACCGCACCCGCCCGTACCCGTACCTCCGCGGAGCTGATCGAGGCCGAGGAGCCGGTCCTCGCGCACAACTACCATCCGCTCCCCGTGGTCGTGGCCCGCGCCGAGGGCAGCTGGGTGGAGGACGTCGAGGGGCGCCGCTACCTCGACATGCTGGCCGGCTACTCGGCGCTGAACTTCGGTCACCGCCACCCCGTGCTGACGGAGGCGGCCCACCGTCAGCTCGACCTGCTCACCCTCACCTCGCGGGCGTTCCACAACGACCGTCTCGCCGGGTTCGCCGAGCGGCTCGCGGCGCTGACGGGGCAGGACATGGTGCTGCCGATGAACACCGGCGCCGAGGCGGTGGAGAGCGGCATCAAGGTCGCCCGCAAGTGGGCGTACGAGGTCAAGGGCGTCCCGGCCGACCGGGCGACGATCGTGGTCGCGGCGGACAACTTCCACGGCCGTACGACGACGATCGTCAGCTTCTCCACGGACGAGACGGCACGGTCGGGCTTCGGGCCGTTCACGCCGGGCTTCAAGATCGTCCCGTACAACGATCCGGCGGCCCTCGAGGCGGCGGTCGACGAGACGACGGCGGCGGTGCTGATCGAGCCGATCCAGGGCGAGGCCGGCGTACTCATCCCCGACGACGGCTACCTCGCGGGCGTGCGGGAGCTGACCCGCCGCAAGGGCTGCCTGTTCATCGCGGACGAGATCCAGTCCGGCCTCGGCCGCACCGGGCGCACGCTCGCCGTCGACCACGAGGACGTCGTCCCGGACGTCCTGCTGCTGGGCAAGGCGCTCGGCGGCGGCATCGTGCCGGTGTCCGCGGTCGTCGGGTCCCGGGAGGTGCTCGGGGTGCTGCGGCCGGGTGAGCACGGGTCGACGTTCGGCGGCAACCCGCTGGCCGCGGCGGTCGGCACGGCGGTGGTCGGGCTCCTGGAGACGGGCGAGTTCCAGCTCCGGGCGGCCGAGCTGGGCAAGGTGCTGCACGAGGGGCTCGTCGAGCTGGTCGGCCGGGGTGTCGTCGGCTTCCGCTCGCGGGGCCTGTGGGCGGGCGTGGACGTGGATCCGGCGATCGGCACCGGGCGGGAGATCGGCGAACGCCTGATGCGGGAGGGTGTCCTGGCCAAGGACACCCACGGCTCCACGATCCGGCTGGCGCCGCCGCTGACCATCACCGAGGAGGAACTGCGCTCGGCGCTCGCCTCCCTGGAGAAGGTGCTGGCCGCCTGACGGACACCGTCGCCGGACGCACACCGCCGGGGCTCCCCGGCGGTGTGTGCTCCCGTCCGGCTCCTCGGCACGCGAAGGGGCCGGACGGGTCGCCTGGCCGGTGGCGGGCTGGGTACCCGCCTCGATGAGTGACTCTCCGAGGACTCTTTGAGGGGATGACTCCCATGCTGCTCATCGGCCTGCTCCTCCTCGCGGCGACGGCCGCCTTCACCGGCCTGGCCATCGCCGGCAACCTCGCCGGCGGCCCGCACTACCCGGTGTCGGTGCTCGGCAACCACATCGCCACCATGAACACGCTCGAGATCTTCAGCGCCGGTCTCGCCCTCGCCCTGCTCTTCTGCCTGGGCGCGAGCCTCATGGCCGGCGCGGCGACGCACCACCGGCACGCGCACCGGTCCACGCACCGCTTCGGCGGCCGCCATGACACCGGCACGCTGAACGAGCCCACGGGCCGGGACGGCCGCTGACACCACCCACGGCTGGTGCGGTTGCCGGCCGCCGGTGCGGGCGCCGGCCGTGCGTGCCCGCGGGGATCACGTACGCCCGCGGAGCAGCTGGTGCCGCGGCTGGCAACGTTCGCGACGGGGCAAACGTCGCCTGCCGGGGCACCAGCGCCGCGTGGGCAGCACGCGTCCGCTGTCAGTCCTGGCGGCGCCTGCGCCGCAGCAGGTGCCGCGCGATCAGCGCGACGACGAGAACCGCGAGCGCCACGAGCACGTACACCTGGTAGCGGCTGATCTCGGCGTAGACCGTGTCGATGTGCGTGCCCGCCACGTAGGCGAGGCTCACCCACAGGCCGACCCACAGCGCCGCGCCGAGCGCGTTGAAGGCGAGGAAGCGGAGCCAGTGCATGCCCGTGGTCCCGGCGATGATGCCGTTGGCCTGGCGCAGGCCCTCGATGAACCGGGCCACCACGACGATCTTGCCGCCGTGCCGGCCGAAGAACCGCTCGGCCGCCGCGAACCGCTCCGGCGTCAGGAAGATGTACCGGCCCCAGCGGTGCACGAAGGGACGTCCGCCGAGATGGCCGACGAGGTAGCCGATGTTGTCGCCGACGACGGCCGCGGCGAACGCGATCAGGGCCACGGCCACGACGTCGAGCTGCCCGGCCCCGGCATACACCCCGGCCGCGATCAGGATCGTCTCGCCCGGCGCGGGGACGCCGAAGTCCTCCACGAGGACCACGCCGCCCACGGCCCAGTACCCGTAGTGGCTGAGCAGCGGTGCCAGGTGCTCCAGCGGACCCGGAAGCGGAGGGGCCATGCCCACACCGTACGACGCCGGGCGAACGGTCACCGGCAGGCACGGCGACGCGCGACCGCTGACGTGTCGGACGGCGCCCCGCGGCCCTGCCGTGCTGGTGCCCGGTCAGAAAGGCAGCACGGAGGAGAACATGAGCTCGTCCGGCCCCGGGCCGACCGCCTGCTCGGCCCAGATGGTCTTCCCGCGCCGGCTGTAACGGCTGCCCCAGCGGGTGCTGAGCTGGGCCACGAGAAACAGGCCCCGCCCCCCTTCGTCGGTGGTGCGGGCCCGGCGCAGGCGGGGCTGGGTGTTGCTCGGGTCGCTGACCTCGCAGACCAGGACGTCCTCGTGGATCAGCCGCAGCCCGATGGGGCCGCCGGCGTAGCGGATGGCGTTCGTGACCAGTTCGCTGACCACGAGCTCGGTGCTGAAGGCGATGTCGTCGAGCCCCCACTCGGCGAGCTGGCGGGTGGCGGCCTCCCGGGCGTCGGCCACGCTGGCGGGGTGCGCGGGGAACTCCCAGTCGGCGACGGACTCCGCGGGGACCGCGCGGGTGCGGACGAGTAGCAGCGCGATGTCGTCCCTGGGCGGATGGTCGTCGAGGTCGGCGAGGAGCGCCCGGCCGATCTCCTCCAGCGGCCGGCCGGGACGGCAGCAGGCGGCGAGGCGGTCGGTCAGCCGGCGCAGTCCGGCATCGGTGTCGCCGTCGTCGCCCTTGATCAGTCCGTCGGTGTACAGGGCGAGGACGCTGCCGGGTGCGAGATCGACCGTGACGGTCTCGAAGGGCATGCCACCGACGCCCAGGGGCGGGCCGGGAGAGAGGTCCACGGGCCGGGCCCTGCCGTCGCAGGGGACGAGGACGGGTACCGGATGCCCG of the Streptomyces sp. NBC_01788 genome contains:
- the ddaH gene encoding dimethylargininase, which codes for MPESRVPRRRRFLVCEPRHFAVQYAINPWMHPDVPVDVPLAQEQWHELTRVYRAHGHTVDTVEPVPGLPDMVFAANAAVVVDGRVFGSLFRAPERRPESLPYDTWFKSAGFDVYRPESVCEGEGDFVPAGRWILAGTGFRTTREAHREAQEFLGAPVIGLTLVDPYFYHLDTALFVLDDEGEGNIAYYPDAFSPGSREVLARLYPDALIATREDAMSFGLNSVSDGHHVFISPGATALADQLADRGYVPVPVDLSEFHKAGGGIKCCTQEIR
- a CDS encoding DedA family protein — its product is MAPPLPGPLEHLAPLLSHYGYWAVGGVVLVEDFGVPAPGETILIAAGVYAGAGQLDVVAVALIAFAAAVVGDNIGYLVGHLGGRPFVHRWGRYIFLTPERFAAAERFFGRHGGKIVVVARFIEGLRQANGIIAGTTGMHWLRFLAFNALGAALWVGLWVSLAYVAGTHIDTVYAEISRYQVYVLVALAVLVVALIARHLLRRRRRQD
- a CDS encoding Lrp/AsnC family transcriptional regulator, which translates into the protein MNSRPAPFDELDRKILTALMANARSSFAEIGAAVGLSATAVKRRVDRLRESGVITGFTATVKPAALGWRTEAYVEVYCEGAAPPRRLAEVVRHHPEITAAMTVTGGADALLHVRARDVEHFEEVLERIRTEPFIRKTISVMVLSHLLPDSPEAGASQPAPPDASDVR
- the rocD gene encoding ornithine--oxo-acid transaminase — its product is MTAPARTRTSAELIEAEEPVLAHNYHPLPVVVARAEGSWVEDVEGRRYLDMLAGYSALNFGHRHPVLTEAAHRQLDLLTLTSRAFHNDRLAGFAERLAALTGQDMVLPMNTGAEAVESGIKVARKWAYEVKGVPADRATIVVAADNFHGRTTTIVSFSTDETARSGFGPFTPGFKIVPYNDPAALEAAVDETTAAVLIEPIQGEAGVLIPDDGYLAGVRELTRRKGCLFIADEIQSGLGRTGRTLAVDHEDVVPDVLLLGKALGGGIVPVSAVVGSREVLGVLRPGEHGSTFGGNPLAAAVGTAVVGLLETGEFQLRAAELGKVLHEGLVELVGRGVVGFRSRGLWAGVDVDPAIGTGREIGERLMREGVLAKDTHGSTIRLAPPLTITEEELRSALASLEKVLAA